A genomic region of Enterococcus sp. 12C11_DIV0727 contains the following coding sequences:
- a CDS encoding sugar ABC transporter substrate-binding protein — MKSWKKLCLLGTTLFATVGVMAACSSGNKESASDELTFWYMGDGDQGIKPIVDEFTKESGIKVKIQSIPWSTSRDKLLTAVASKEGPDVVQMGTTYMSEFVDAGALMDITEDVQKSDVMKSDNFFDGSVATTTFRKKTYAVPWYTETRGLYYRKDLLGSVGYKEAPKTWDELADAAKKLAARGDNKYGFGVELKEPTFGFMFARQNGSELFDKDDKPLFNQPEMVDALKFLDKLVQDGSAPKTDLGLEIGQSFGGEGVVPMFISGPWMINSIKDSAPDIDGKWGVAELPKGPINNMSVTGGANLAVFNSSKKKEDAMKLIEYLSKPENQTKFFESTNSLPTNKESWNSDVFKNDPLISVFGKQLNESQPMPLLKQWDEISQNFMKQWEQVVVSGKNLQEAMDELNEQTESLIK, encoded by the coding sequence ATGAAATCATGGAAAAAGCTTTGCTTACTTGGAACAACTTTATTCGCAACTGTAGGTGTAATGGCAGCATGTTCTTCGGGAAATAAAGAAAGCGCTTCGGATGAATTGACATTTTGGTATATGGGTGATGGCGATCAAGGAATCAAGCCAATTGTTGACGAATTTACAAAAGAATCAGGAATCAAAGTTAAGATTCAAAGTATTCCATGGTCCACTTCAAGAGATAAATTACTCACAGCAGTGGCTTCTAAAGAAGGTCCTGATGTTGTTCAAATGGGTACGACATATATGAGTGAATTTGTTGATGCTGGAGCGTTAATGGATATTACAGAAGATGTTCAAAAAAGTGACGTCATGAAATCAGATAATTTCTTTGATGGTTCTGTGGCGACAACAACATTTAGAAAAAAAACTTATGCAGTGCCTTGGTATACAGAAACTCGTGGACTCTATTATAGAAAAGATTTATTGGGAAGTGTTGGCTATAAAGAAGCCCCTAAAACTTGGGATGAGTTAGCTGATGCAGCTAAAAAATTAGCTGCTCGCGGCGATAATAAATATGGTTTTGGTGTAGAACTGAAAGAGCCAACATTCGGTTTTATGTTTGCTCGTCAAAACGGTTCAGAATTATTTGACAAAGATGATAAGCCGTTATTTAATCAACCAGAAATGGTGGATGCTTTAAAATTTTTAGACAAGTTAGTACAAGACGGTTCGGCTCCTAAAACGGATTTAGGTTTAGAAATCGGCCAAAGCTTTGGTGGCGAAGGTGTTGTACCAATGTTTATCAGTGGTCCATGGATGATCAATAGCATCAAAGATTCAGCACCAGATATCGATGGCAAATGGGGGGTAGCTGAACTACCGAAGGGACCTATCAACAATATGTCCGTAACTGGGGGAGCCAATTTAGCGGTCTTTAATAGTTCTAAGAAAAAAGAAGATGCAATGAAATTGATCGAATATCTTTCAAAACCTGAAAATCAAACGAAGTTCTTTGAAAGCACAAATTCACTTCCAACCAATAAAGAATCGTGGAATTCTGATGTGTTCAAAAACGATCCACTGATTTCGGTATTTGGAAAACAATTAAATGAGTCACAACCTATGCCATTATTAAAACAATGGGATGAAATTTCGCAAAACTTTATGAAACAATGGGAGCAAGTCGTAGTAAGTGGCAAAAATCTTCAAGAGGCAATGGATGAACTAAACGAACAAACGGAAAGCTTGATTAAATAA
- a CDS encoding carbohydrate ABC transporter permease — translation MKKSKSPYFFIAPAVALLLIFSIIPIFIAVTISFTDMSLAGLADFSRINFVGLENYLNIFNDKVFGQAMFNTAYYVIIGVPLVILSSLALAIMINFGENKFFSFMRLVFYSPSITNTVAVSVVWMYLYNPTIGLLNHLLSYLNIGPIMWLTDPSTSKLSLIIIAVWKAIGLNMLIFLAAIQGIPKEYYEAAEMDGANKWQQILKITIPLLKFSIFFVTVTTLIGWFQFFDEPFVMTKGGPLDSTLSVALFIYQRGFQYNKFGYAAAGSVILFIAIIIVTSIQMKIQTKQKENEG, via the coding sequence ATGAAAAAATCGAAATCGCCTTATTTTTTTATCGCGCCAGCCGTTGCTTTATTACTTATTTTTTCGATCATACCGATTTTTATTGCGGTAACGATTAGTTTTACCGATATGAGTTTAGCTGGCTTAGCTGATTTTTCTCGAATCAATTTTGTTGGTTTGGAAAACTATTTAAACATATTTAATGATAAAGTCTTTGGTCAGGCAATGTTTAATACGGCTTACTACGTCATAATTGGCGTGCCGCTTGTTATTCTTTCTTCTTTAGCTTTAGCCATTATGATCAATTTCGGAGAAAATAAATTTTTCTCGTTTATGCGTCTAGTATTTTATAGCCCTTCGATCACAAATACAGTAGCTGTATCCGTTGTCTGGATGTATTTATATAATCCTACGATCGGGTTATTGAATCATTTATTATCATACTTAAATATTGGCCCAATTATGTGGCTGACGGATCCCAGTACATCGAAATTATCTTTGATTATCATTGCAGTTTGGAAGGCAATCGGATTGAACATGCTCATTTTCTTAGCGGCAATTCAAGGTATTCCAAAAGAATATTATGAAGCAGCTGAAATGGACGGAGCCAATAAGTGGCAACAAATCTTAAAAATCACGATTCCATTACTAAAGTTTTCAATTTTCTTTGTGACGGTCACAACATTGATCGGCTGGTTCCAATTCTTCGATGAACCGTTTGTTATGACGAAAGGTGGTCCGTTAGATAGCACATTATCTGTTGCGTTATTTATCTATCAAAGAGGCTTCCAATACAATAAATTTGGTTATGCAGCAGCAGGATCAGTCATCTTATTTATTGCAATCATTATTGTGACGAGTATTCAAATGAAAATTCAAACAAAACAAAAAGAAAATGAAGGGTAA
- a CDS encoding carbohydrate ABC transporter permease, producing the protein MNSHKNAQMSFKLFIGILLGVLGIMTFFPFLWMIFSSFKTNAEINQIVPSLFPKEATFDNFKELFFRLNFGTYLKNTLIITACSFVGLLLNAMAGYGFAKFDFKGKNGLFLMVLATMMIPGQVTMIPVYLLLNSVGLTNTLIGIVLPGLAGAFGIFLFRQFMNTISNEMLEAARLDGASEWYIFFKIILPVSRPILAVQGILTFIGGWNSFLWPLIIANDEKYYTLSVGLQLLQGQHGNNYALQMAGATFMVIPILIVFSIFQKYILQGFNVSGIK; encoded by the coding sequence ATGAATTCACATAAAAATGCGCAAATGAGTTTTAAGCTTTTTATCGGTATCCTCTTAGGTGTTCTAGGTATTATGACCTTTTTTCCTTTTCTGTGGATGATTTTTTCTTCTTTTAAGACAAACGCGGAAATCAATCAAATCGTTCCTAGTCTATTTCCAAAAGAGGCAACATTTGACAACTTCAAAGAGCTGTTTTTTAGATTGAATTTTGGGACCTACCTAAAAAACACCTTGATCATTACAGCCTGTTCGTTTGTCGGATTGTTACTGAATGCAATGGCTGGTTACGGTTTTGCTAAATTTGATTTTAAAGGGAAAAACGGATTATTTCTCATGGTTTTAGCCACGATGATGATTCCTGGACAAGTCACCATGATTCCTGTGTATTTATTATTAAATTCTGTCGGTTTGACGAATACCTTGATTGGGATCGTTTTGCCTGGTTTGGCAGGCGCCTTTGGGATCTTTTTATTCAGGCAATTTATGAATACTATCTCCAATGAAATGCTTGAAGCAGCTCGGTTAGATGGTGCTAGTGAATGGTATATCTTTTTTAAGATTATTTTACCAGTTAGTCGTCCAATCTTAGCCGTTCAAGGTATCTTGACTTTTATCGGCGGTTGGAATTCATTCTTATGGCCATTGATCATTGCTAACGATGAAAAATATTACACGTTATCTGTTGGATTGCAACTACTCCAAGGACAGCATGGTAATAATTATGCTTTACAAATGGCAGGAGCGACCTTTATGGTCATTCCGATTTTGATTGTTTTTTCAATTTTTCAAAAGTACATTTTACAAGGATTTAATGTTTCTGGAATTAAATAA